In a genomic window of Paracoccaceae bacterium:
- a CDS encoding Lin0512 family protein, translating to MTEQRLIIEMGMGNDLHGQDYTKAAKRAIEDAFRHSSLPLFGAVDLGHDQMRVQVTVGVQDPDSVDADALVATLPRGRASVRVVKGGLDVPTDGEGPIVIAQASVEAFLPAQTGWKLTS from the coding sequence ATGACTGAGCAACGGTTGATCATCGAAATGGGCATGGGCAATGATCTGCATGGTCAGGATTACACCAAGGCGGCCAAACGGGCGATTGAGGATGCGTTTCGTCATTCGTCATTGCCACTCTTTGGCGCTGTAGATCTGGGCCATGATCAGATGCGGGTGCAGGTCACAGTGGGGGTCCAGGATCCTGATTCTGTTGATGCGGATGCATTGGTGGCGACGCTGCCGCGCGGCCGGGCGAGCGTGCGTGTGGTCAAGGGGGGGCTCGACGTGCCGACGGACGGCGAAGGTCCGATTGTCATCGCACAAGCCAGCGTCGAAGCGTTTTTACCCGCTCAAACCGGCTGGAAACTTACATCTTGA
- a CDS encoding Lin0512 family protein, producing MKRLLVEFGMGTSLRRGDYTQAAVRGVRDALWHNSINLAELFGFEKTDMQIIVDIGVQQPDAVDVAEVRKVFPYGNTEVRVYHGGLDVARPEGQGHPTIMANVALTVGFNMERADD from the coding sequence ATGAAACGGTTACTGGTGGAATTTGGCATGGGAACGTCCCTGCGGCGCGGGGATTACACACAAGCCGCCGTGCGCGGGGTGCGTGATGCGCTTTGGCACAATTCAATCAACCTTGCCGAACTGTTCGGGTTTGAGAAAACCGATATGCAGATCATCGTCGATATTGGCGTGCAACAACCGGATGCGGTTGACGTGGCCGAGGTGCGCAAGGTTTTTCCCTACGGCAACACCGAAGTGCGGGTCTATCACGGGGGGCTCGACGTCGCGCGCCCTGAAGGACAGGGTCATCCGACGATCATGGCCAATGTCGCCCTGACGGTCGGGTTCAACATGGAGCGCGCAGATGACTGA
- a CDS encoding ABC transporter ATP-binding protein, giving the protein MTPSPPRLEIRNLRRAFNGRAVVDDVSFAIEPGQVTCLLGPSGCGKSTTLRMIAGVEMQDSGEIHVDGQLVCDTIFRLPPERREIGLMFQDFALFPHLSVAENVAFGLKSFSKSEKRARVEELLTRVDLMRFIDGYPHQLSGGEQQRVALARALAPKPKIMLMDEPFSGLDNRLRDGIRDETLNILKEEDTAVLLVTHEPEEAMRMADEIALMRDGRIVQRGAPYNVYTRPVDRAAVAFFSDSNVLQAEVSGALAETPFGRFLAPGVPDGTQVHIVFRPQHVRIDFDRNGQGPKPTASDGTAARAVVQRARFMGSESLVEFQMDYNGSMLRATVPNVFLPKPGTVMWLTIRRDRCFVFDA; this is encoded by the coding sequence GTGACACCTTCCCCGCCACGGCTGGAAATCAGGAACCTGAGACGCGCCTTCAACGGTCGCGCGGTTGTTGATGACGTGAGTTTCGCGATCGAGCCAGGGCAGGTGACCTGCCTGCTCGGGCCGTCCGGATGTGGAAAGTCCACCACGTTGCGCATGATTGCCGGTGTTGAGATGCAGGACAGTGGTGAAATTCATGTAGATGGCCAGTTGGTCTGCGATACGATTTTTCGCCTGCCGCCTGAACGGCGCGAGATTGGACTGATGTTTCAGGATTTTGCGCTGTTTCCGCACCTCAGCGTCGCGGAAAACGTGGCCTTTGGATTGAAATCCTTCAGCAAATCTGAAAAGCGCGCTCGGGTCGAGGAATTGCTGACCCGGGTGGACCTGATGCGCTTTATCGACGGGTATCCGCATCAGCTTTCAGGGGGGGAACAGCAGCGTGTGGCTCTGGCCCGAGCGCTGGCGCCAAAGCCCAAGATCATGTTGATGGACGAGCCATTCTCGGGCCTCGATAACCGGCTGCGGGATGGCATACGCGATGAAACGTTGAACATTCTCAAAGAAGAAGACACGGCCGTTTTACTCGTAACGCATGAGCCTGAAGAAGCCATGCGCATGGCTGATGAAATCGCGCTCATGCGGGATGGCCGGATCGTACAACGCGGCGCGCCCTACAATGTCTATACCCGTCCTGTGGACCGCGCCGCGGTGGCGTTTTTCTCGGATTCCAATGTGTTGCAGGCAGAGGTCAGCGGGGCTTTGGCGGAAACGCCGTTCGGGCGGTTCCTGGCACCCGGTGTACCGGATGGAACGCAGGTGCATATTGTGTTTCGCCCCCAACACGTGCGGATTGATTTTGACCGAAACGGGCAGGGGCCCAAGCCAACGGCAAGTGATGGAACAGCCGCGCGGGCAGTCGTGCAGCGCGCGCGTTTCATGGGGAGCGAAAGCCTTGTGGAGTTTCAGATGGACTACAACGGATCCATGCTGCGCGCGACCGTGCCAAATGTATTCCTGCCAAAGCCGGGCACGGTGATGTGGCTCACGATCCGGCGTGACCGGTGTTTTGTTTTTGACGCCTGA
- a CDS encoding sodium:proline symporter, translating into MHVTVLIVLFAVVIAASMLAAPRRVTVEGFFGGRSARGSAPGLWMLVLSQVTTWIFARSLMNAAILGYYYGIAGTLAYTAYYGSFLTGGLIVAHLRRTGARSVQDWLGAHFGRVGQGGYNLVIGLRLLSEVFANLLVIGLIFDALAGGNGTIAILIVSVLGLAYSAWGGLNAALRTDVVQMALFLAALALAFVALVVSPQFSFAAVMTAPGVSGPYNGWILLVVAGLQVFSYPAHDPVMMDRGFLADPDITKRSFIHAFWISTLCILAFGFFGIQASLIGAPYEAQLIGTWSDMFPPWVFTLLILSLLVSALSTLDSALASSARLAVEEMGLVARSLSGGRLVMCAVMGLGAALTLWGNATLFDAVAVSGTASMFLSPILLIGLMGGRTIALWSYLVAYAAAMLGAIAYFARSWPTVAALLPDGHKYEQLLVICIVVLGVGFAAVLAGSRKG; encoded by the coding sequence ATGCATGTCACTGTTTTAATTGTCCTCTTTGCTGTCGTTATTGCCGCCAGTATGCTGGCTGCGCCGCGTCGCGTCACGGTTGAGGGATTCTTTGGTGGCAGATCGGCGCGCGGCTCTGCACCCGGTCTCTGGATGCTCGTTCTCAGCCAGGTGACCACGTGGATTTTCGCACGCTCCCTGATGAACGCGGCCATATTGGGGTATTACTACGGGATCGCGGGCACACTCGCTTATACTGCTTACTATGGATCATTTCTGACAGGGGGGCTGATTGTCGCGCATTTGCGCCGGACGGGCGCGCGATCAGTTCAGGACTGGCTGGGTGCGCATTTCGGGCGGGTCGGGCAGGGCGGCTATAACCTGGTGATTGGCTTGCGGCTTCTATCAGAGGTGTTTGCCAACCTGCTTGTGATCGGCCTGATCTTTGATGCGCTGGCGGGCGGGAATGGCACAATCGCGATCCTGATCGTATCCGTTCTGGGATTAGCCTATTCTGCATGGGGCGGGCTGAATGCAGCCCTGCGCACAGATGTTGTTCAGATGGCGCTTTTTCTCGCGGCGCTGGCGCTGGCTTTTGTCGCGCTTGTCGTGTCGCCACAATTCTCCTTTGCGGCGGTTATGACGGCGCCGGGCGTGTCTGGTCCCTACAACGGCTGGATTCTCTTGGTCGTTGCGGGCCTTCAGGTCTTTTCCTATCCGGCACATGATCCGGTGATGATGGATCGCGGATTTCTGGCCGACCCGGACATCACAAAGCGTTCCTTTATCCATGCGTTCTGGATTTCCACTCTTTGCATTCTCGCATTTGGTTTCTTTGGCATTCAGGCCAGCCTGATCGGCGCGCCTTATGAGGCTCAATTGATCGGTACGTGGTCAGATATGTTCCCACCGTGGGTGTTTACGCTTCTGATCCTTTCTTTGCTGGTCTCCGCACTGAGCACACTTGATTCTGCGCTGGCCTCCTCTGCGCGGCTCGCAGTAGAAGAAATGGGCCTCGTTGCGCGCAGCCTCAGCGGTGGGCGTCTGGTAATGTGTGCCGTGATGGGGCTGGGGGCGGCTCTGACCCTCTGGGGGAATGCGACGCTGTTTGATGCTGTTGCCGTCAGCGGCACGGCCTCCATGTTTCTGTCGCCGATCCTGCTGATCGGGCTCATGGGCGGGCGCACCATTGCCTTGTGGTCCTATCTGGTGGCCTATGCCGCTGCGATGCTGGGGGCTATTGCCTATTTTGCGCGCAGCTGGCCAACCGTCGCCGCATTGCTTCCGGATGGTCATAAATATGAACAGTTGCTGGTAATCTGCATCGTGGTTCTGGGCGTCGGATTCGCAGCAGTGCTTGCGGGTAGCCGGAAGGGCTGA
- a CDS encoding DNA alkylation repair protein: MAETVLLKDQLFNQTTVAQLAQEYASAVPGFDAARFQREALAGFAERELMARMEWLADCIATQLPGDFPSMAEALEAAMPAPLDPALRDDDFGQFIHAVPGILAVRRGLEMHRARSMDLLYRATQRFSMEFYIRPFINRWPEETLITLATWAEDENYHVRRLVSEGTRPKLPWAKAVTLSANQTVPLLDKLHADPTRYVTRSIANHLNDLSKTDPELVLERLSQWKKRGHQTSGELAWMTRHALRTLIKQGHTGAMTALGYDAKAPVSVQLDIETPSVRMGDALVFSCEIDAPSDLPVLVDYRITFARPEGKQGQKVFKLKQGSVSPGKSMVLRKTHKLKGDATTFRLYPGTHQIIVQVNGVDRAAGVFELT, encoded by the coding sequence ATGGCTGAAACGGTCCTATTGAAAGACCAGTTGTTCAACCAAACCACGGTTGCTCAGCTGGCCCAGGAATATGCCTCTGCCGTACCGGGTTTCGATGCGGCGCGTTTTCAGCGCGAGGCCCTCGCCGGTTTCGCTGAACGGGAACTGATGGCGCGGATGGAGTGGCTCGCAGATTGCATCGCGACCCAGCTGCCGGGTGACTTTCCGTCAATGGCTGAAGCGCTGGAGGCGGCCATGCCCGCCCCGCTGGATCCGGCGCTCAGGGACGATGATTTTGGACAGTTTATCCATGCCGTTCCCGGTATATTGGCGGTGCGCCGTGGATTGGAGATGCATCGTGCGCGTTCAATGGACTTGCTCTATCGCGCGACACAGCGATTTTCGATGGAGTTTTACATCCGTCCTTTCATCAACCGATGGCCGGAAGAAACCCTCATCACATTGGCGACTTGGGCTGAGGATGAGAACTATCATGTACGCCGACTTGTGAGCGAGGGCACGCGCCCGAAACTGCCTTGGGCCAAGGCCGTGACGCTCAGCGCCAATCAAACCGTGCCTCTGTTGGACAAGTTGCATGCTGATCCGACACGCTATGTCACAAGGTCCATTGCCAATCATCTGAATGATCTTTCAAAAACGGATCCTGAACTGGTTTTGGAGAGGTTGAGCCAGTGGAAGAAACGCGGACATCAAACGTCGGGGGAACTTGCGTGGATGACACGCCATGCTTTGCGCACGTTGATCAAACAGGGGCACACAGGCGCCATGACCGCTTTGGGATACGACGCCAAAGCGCCGGTTTCGGTCCAGTTGGACATCGAGACTCCCAGCGTGAGAATGGGCGACGCCTTGGTTTTCAGTTGTGAAATTGATGCCCCATCCGACCTGCCAGTTCTTGTAGACTATCGCATCACATTCGCGCGCCCCGAAGGAAAACAAGGACAGAAAGTGTTCAAGCTCAAACAGGGTTCGGTCAGCCCGGGTAAATCCATGGTGCTGCGCAAGACCCATAAGCTCAAAGGGGATGCGACGACATTCAGGCTCTATCCCGGAACGCACCAGATCATTGTGCAAGTCAATGGCGTGGACCGCGCCGCCGGCGTGTTTGAGCTGACCTGA
- a CDS encoding SDR family oxidoreductase — protein sequence MDLGISGKRAIVCASSKGLGLGCAQALAAAGCDLVMNARGSDALKASAEAIRSAHGVSVTTIAADVTSQQGRDAVLEAAGNADILVNNAGGPPPGMWQDWDRADFIKALDANMLTPIAMIKALVPGMMDRGWGRVVNITSQSVKAPIPQLGLSNAARTGLTGYVAGTSRQVAGKGVTINNLLPGIHATDRAEALDGPVAKRDGISIEDARARRAATIPAGRYGTSQEFGATCAFLCSQHAGFIIGQNILCDGGATNATI from the coding sequence ATGGATTTGGGAATCAGCGGTAAGCGCGCAATTGTTTGTGCGTCATCCAAAGGGTTGGGTTTGGGGTGCGCGCAGGCGCTCGCCGCAGCAGGGTGCGATCTGGTCATGAACGCACGCGGTTCAGACGCGCTTAAGGCCTCGGCCGAAGCGATCCGCAGCGCCCATGGCGTTAGCGTCACAACTATTGCCGCTGATGTAACAAGCCAGCAAGGGCGTGATGCCGTGCTAGAGGCGGCGGGTAACGCCGATATTCTGGTCAACAACGCGGGCGGACCGCCTCCGGGGATGTGGCAGGATTGGGATCGCGCGGATTTCATCAAGGCTCTGGACGCAAATATGCTCACACCCATTGCGATGATCAAAGCACTGGTGCCGGGCATGATGGACCGCGGTTGGGGGCGGGTGGTCAATATCACGTCACAATCGGTCAAAGCGCCGATCCCGCAATTGGGACTCAGCAACGCCGCGCGCACCGGGTTGACCGGTTATGTTGCCGGTACCAGTCGTCAGGTCGCGGGCAAGGGTGTGACGATCAATAACCTCCTGCCGGGCATTCATGCCACGGATCGCGCGGAAGCGCTTGATGGTCCGGTGGCAAAACGTGATGGCATTTCAATTGAAGATGCCCGCGCACGACGCGCGGCGACCATCCCGGCTGGCCGATATGGCACGTCGCAGGAATTTGGTGCGACCTGTGCGTTCTTATGCTCGCAACACGCAGGTTTCATCATTGGGCAAAATATTTTGTGTGACGGTGGCGCCACCAACGCGACAATCTAA
- a CDS encoding peptide chain release factor 3, protein MLDTPQNRPELPPEIARRRTFAIISHPDAGKTTLTEKFLLFGGAIQMAGQVRAKGEARRTRSDFMAMEKDRGISVSASAMSFDFKEFRFNLVDTPGHSDFSEDTYRTLTAVDAAVMVIDGAKGVESQTQKLFEVCRMRDLPILTFCNKMDRESRDVFEIIDEIQENLAIDVTPASWPIGVGRDFMGCYDMLRDRLELMDRADRNRVAESIEINGLDDPLLAEHVPANLLEKLREDVEMARELLPPLDMAAMHEGSLTPIWFGSAINSFGVKELMEGISSYGPEPQIQSAQPRQILPEEKKVAGFVFKVQANMDPKHRDRVAFVRLASGHFLRGMKLTHVRTKKPMAISNPVMFLASDRELAEEAWAGDIIGIPNHGQLRIGDTLTEGEAIRVTGIPSFAPELLQGVRAGDPLKAKHLEKALMQFAEEGAAKVFKPSIGSGFVVGVVGQLQFEVLASRIELEYGLPVRFDSSQFTSARWVSGDKQAVEKFTESNKQHIAHDHDGDIVYLTRLQWDIDRVARDYPDVTLTATKEMMV, encoded by the coding sequence ATGTTGGACACACCCCAAAACCGCCCTGAACTGCCCCCTGAAATTGCGCGCCGCAGAACCTTTGCGATTATCAGCCATCCGGACGCTGGCAAAACCACTCTGACAGAGAAATTTTTGCTTTTTGGCGGCGCTATTCAAATGGCGGGTCAAGTACGCGCCAAGGGCGAAGCGCGCCGCACGCGATCCGACTTTATGGCGATGGAAAAAGATCGCGGAATTTCTGTTTCGGCCTCGGCAATGTCATTTGATTTCAAAGAATTCCGCTTCAATCTCGTGGACACGCCGGGTCACTCTGATTTTTCCGAAGACACCTATCGCACGCTGACCGCCGTGGATGCCGCCGTCATGGTCATTGATGGGGCCAAGGGTGTCGAGAGCCAGACGCAGAAACTGTTTGAAGTGTGTCGGATGCGGGACCTGCCTATTTTGACGTTCTGTAACAAGATGGACCGCGAGAGCCGAGATGTCTTTGAGATCATCGACGAAATTCAGGAAAACCTCGCGATTGATGTGACGCCTGCGAGCTGGCCCATCGGGGTGGGTCGCGATTTTATGGGCTGTTATGATATGTTGCGCGATCGTCTGGAATTGATGGACCGGGCAGATCGCAACCGCGTCGCTGAATCGATCGAGATCAATGGGCTGGATGACCCGTTGCTAGCTGAGCATGTCCCGGCGAACTTGTTGGAGAAACTGCGCGAAGACGTTGAAATGGCGCGTGAATTGCTTCCACCGCTGGACATGGCGGCGATGCACGAGGGCTCCCTGACGCCTATCTGGTTCGGGTCTGCCATTAACTCTTTTGGCGTCAAGGAACTGATGGAAGGGATTTCTTCTTATGGACCGGAACCGCAAATCCAGTCCGCACAACCGCGCCAGATCCTTCCGGAAGAAAAGAAAGTTGCGGGGTTTGTATTCAAGGTCCAGGCCAATATGGACCCCAAACACCGCGATCGCGTTGCCTTTGTGCGTCTGGCGTCCGGGCATTTCTTGCGGGGCATGAAGCTGACCCACGTGCGTACAAAAAAGCCGATGGCCATCTCAAACCCGGTCATGTTTTTAGCCTCTGATCGTGAATTGGCAGAAGAGGCCTGGGCCGGGGATATTATTGGCATTCCGAACCATGGACAGTTGCGTATCGGCGATACCCTTACCGAAGGCGAGGCGATCCGGGTGACCGGAATCCCCTCCTTTGCGCCTGAGCTTTTGCAGGGCGTGCGCGCAGGCGATCCCTTGAAAGCCAAACACCTTGAGAAAGCATTGATGCAATTTGCCGAAGAAGGGGCCGCCAAAGTGTTCAAGCCATCGATTGGTTCGGGATTTGTCGTCGGGGTTGTGGGGCAGTTGCAGTTTGAGGTCCTCGCCAGCCGTATTGAACTGGAATATGGCTTGCCTGTGCGTTTTGATTCCTCGCAATTCACCTCGGCGCGGTGGGTGAGCGGCGACAAACAAGCCGTTGAAAAATTTACAGAAAGCAACAAACAGCATATTGCCCATGATCATGACGGCGACATTGTCTATCTGACGCGTTTGCAATGGGATATTGATCGTGTGGCGCGCGATTATCCGGATGTCACGCTAACAGCTACAAAAGAAATGATGGTTTAG